The following are encoded in a window of Pseudomonas sp. JQ170C genomic DNA:
- a CDS encoding 5'-nucleotidase, whose product MSKNLGDKLVVAISSRALFDLSESHRIYLAHGVEAYRQYQIDHEDEVLVPGDAFPLVQKLLGLNAHLGQPRVEVVLVSRNSADTGLRVFNSIEHHGLGIYRAAFVGGRSPYPYLAAFGCHLFLSTDADDVRSALEAGFAAATILSGGAQRANSDELRIAFDGDAVLFSDESERVYQLGGLEAFQASERQSAREPLRGGPFKPFLAALNLLQKEFPEGACPIRTALVTARSAPAHERVIRTLREWDVRLDESLFLGGLDKSAFLEAFAADVFFDDQAGHCERARSVVATGHVPHGISNEPTLG is encoded by the coding sequence ATGAGCAAAAACCTCGGTGACAAACTCGTCGTTGCCATTTCCTCGCGGGCCTTGTTCGATCTCAGCGAGAGCCACCGTATTTACCTGGCGCATGGGGTCGAAGCCTACCGCCAGTACCAGATCGACCATGAAGACGAAGTGCTGGTGCCGGGGGATGCGTTCCCGCTGGTGCAAAAGCTGCTGGGCCTGAATGCCCACCTCGGTCAGCCGCGGGTCGAGGTGGTGCTGGTATCGCGCAACAGTGCCGACACGGGCCTGCGGGTGTTCAACTCCATCGAGCACCACGGCCTGGGAATCTACCGTGCAGCGTTCGTGGGGGGACGCAGTCCGTATCCTTACCTGGCGGCCTTTGGTTGCCACCTGTTCCTGTCCACGGATGCCGATGATGTGCGCAGTGCCCTGGAGGCCGGGTTCGCTGCCGCCACGATTCTCTCCGGCGGCGCTCAGCGGGCCAACAGTGATGAACTGCGCATTGCCTTCGATGGCGATGCGGTGCTGTTTTCCGATGAGTCCGAGCGGGTCTATCAGTTGGGCGGGCTGGAGGCTTTTCAGGCCAGCGAGCGGCAGTCGGCCCGCGAGCCGCTGCGGGGCGGTCCGTTCAAACCCTTCCTGGCTGCGCTCAATCTGTTGCAGAAAGAATTTCCCGAAGGCGCCTGCCCCATCCGCACGGCCCTGGTGACGGCCCGTTCGGCACCGGCCCATGAGCGGGTTATTCGCACCCTGCGCGAATGGGATGTGCGCCTGGATGAGTCGCTGTTTCTTGGCGGCCTGGACAAATCGGCGTTCCTTGAAGCCTTTGCCGCCGATGTGTTTTTCGACGATCAGGCCGGTCATTGCGAACGGGCGCGCAGCGTGGTGGCGACCGGTCATGTGCCCCATGGAATCAGCAACGAACCGACCCTCGGCTGA
- a CDS encoding putative 2-dehydropantoate 2-reductase, with protein sequence MTSSSPRIGIIGTGAIGGFYGLMLARAGFDVHFLLRSEFEAVKTRGLRVESAVHGTLQMPVQAYADVADMPPCDWLLVGAKTTSNAELAPVIAKAAAADCKVVLLQNGLGVEEQLRPLLPATLHLLGGLCFICVNREAPGIVRHQALGAVNLGYHSGPAVDAVVRQNIAEAGADLFRTAGIDSQAMGNLAQARWQKLVWNVPYNGLSVLLKASTTALMSNPHSRALIQALMAEVVEGARSRGHEMPEGYAEQLFAGTEKLPDYWPSMYHDFTEQRPLELDVIYAEPLARAREAGCSMPRMEALYQALAFVDQANREASPQAL encoded by the coding sequence ATGACCAGCAGCAGTCCGCGTATCGGCATCATCGGAACCGGCGCCATTGGCGGCTTTTATGGGCTGATGCTGGCCAGGGCCGGGTTTGATGTGCACTTCCTCCTGCGTAGCGAGTTCGAGGCGGTCAAGACCCGCGGATTGCGGGTCGAAAGTGCCGTGCATGGCACGCTGCAGATGCCGGTGCAGGCCTACGCCGATGTCGCCGACATGCCGCCTTGTGACTGGTTGCTGGTGGGCGCCAAGACCACCAGCAATGCCGAACTTGCGCCGGTGATTGCAAAGGCTGCGGCGGCCGATTGCAAGGTCGTGCTGTTACAGAACGGTCTGGGCGTGGAAGAGCAGTTGCGGCCGTTGTTGCCCGCCACCCTGCACCTGCTGGGTGGCCTGTGCTTTATCTGCGTCAATCGGGAGGCGCCAGGGATCGTTCGCCACCAGGCCCTGGGAGCGGTGAACCTGGGCTATCACAGCGGCCCGGCGGTGGACGCGGTGGTGCGTCAGAATATCGCCGAGGCCGGGGCTGACCTGTTTCGCACGGCCGGTATCGACTCGCAGGCCATGGGCAACCTGGCTCAGGCGCGCTGGCAGAAACTGGTGTGGAACGTTCCTTACAACGGCTTGTCGGTGCTGCTCAAGGCCAGTACCACGGCGTTGATGAGCAACCCGCACAGTCGTGCGTTGATCCAGGCGTTGATGGCCGAGGTGGTCGAGGGCGCGCGGTCACGCGGCCATGAGATGCCTGAGGGCTATGCTGAGCAACTGTTCGCGGGGACCGAAAAGCTGCCCGATTACTGGCCAAGCATGTACCACGACTTTACTGAGCAGCGGCCGCTGGAGCTGGATGTGATCTATGCAGAGCCGCTGGCCCGGGCGCGCGAGGCGGGGTGCAGCATGCCGCGTATGGAGGCGTTGTATCAGGCGCTGGCTTTTGTTGATCAGGCCAATCGCGAGGCCAGCCCACAGGCACTGTAG
- a CDS encoding PilZ domain-containing protein produces MRGYLTHPDDVPVELALRQSPSLFRQRLHTISLGGIACNHPRAYRRGMAIEMFIPSLGESARYPGYVAWCQKHQDGYRVGIAFVDEQALFGARMSEQVCQIQHLYQQQTLDDTTPPDLDTLARQWVSLHAGEFSEASLEATHTQQILI; encoded by the coding sequence ATGCGTGGATACCTCACTCACCCGGACGATGTCCCGGTCGAACTGGCGTTACGCCAGTCGCCCAGCCTGTTTCGCCAGCGCCTGCACACTATCAGCCTGGGCGGAATCGCCTGCAACCACCCCCGCGCCTACCGCCGGGGAATGGCCATTGAAATGTTCATTCCGTCGCTCGGTGAATCGGCACGCTACCCCGGCTATGTGGCCTGGTGCCAGAAGCACCAGGACGGCTACCGGGTCGGCATTGCCTTTGTCGATGAACAGGCGCTGTTCGGGGCGAGAATGAGTGAGCAGGTCTGCCAGATCCAGCATCTTTACCAGCAGCAGACCCTGGACGACACCACCCCGCCCGACCTCGACACCCTCGCCCGCCAATGGGTCAGTTTGCACGCCGGCGAGTTCTCCGAGGCCAGCCTCGAAGCCACGCATACCCAACAGATTCTCATTTAA